The following DNA comes from Moritella sp. 24.
TATTATGGCATAATCCCAACCAAGTCAACACTAATAAATGATCACATGAGCACAACTGAAAAATCAGCTTTTAGCCAACGATTCCGTGGCTACTTCCCTGTTGTTATCGATATCGAAACAGCAGGATTTAATGCACAGACAGATGCTATGTTAGAGATTGCCGCTTCAATTCTAGAAATGGATGAAGAAGGTTATCTTAAAATTTCGCATACCTTACACTTTAACGTTGAGCCCTTCGAAGGTGCTAATTTAGAGCAATCTGCATTAGACTTTACCGGTATCGACCCGAAAAACCCATTACGTGGTGCTGTACATGAGCGTGAAGCGATCACCGAAATCTATAAAGCTGTTCGAAAAGGCTTAAAAGAGACTGGTTGTCATCGTGCGATCATGGTTGCACATAATGCCGCATTTGATCATGGCTTTTTAAGTGCCGCATCAAGCCGTGAAAAGATCAAGCGTAATCCTTTCCACCCTTTTGCTACATTTGATACAACGACGCTAGCAGGTTTAGCGGTGGGTCAAACTGTACTTGCAAAAGCGTGTATGGCTGCGGGTATTCCTTTCGATCATAAACAAGCACACTCAGCTAAATATGATACAGAACAGACCGCTGAGCTATTTTGCTATATTGTGAATAAATGGAAAGATATGGGCGGTTGGCCTCTACCCGTTCCAGAAGAAGATGCAGTAATCGAGAGTGAATTAGACTCAGACTCTGAATAAAATTATGCCCCTGCGTTACAATATTGATACATTAACTCACAGGTTAAGTTCTAAGTTGTAGCATTTAAAGGGGCAAAATTTAATTATATAACTCAAATTTAAAACTTACCTTCAATACCAATGATCGCAGTATCCGTTTCACTTTCATAACGAAAATGTAGCAATGTAGCACCGAAAGTCATACCAGTAATACAACCTAACATATTAGCCGCCATATCGTTTTTACTAAATTCATTTCCCTCTTGTCCGGCATCATATGTTTCCTTTAAGGCACCTATAGATACACCGAGTAACATAGTTTGCCACCAACTTTCGGTATACATCATCGTAGCACCACAAATAAAAGTCTGACCAATAAAGTGCTTTTGCTTATCATTATCCACACTTTCTGCATTAGCTGATATGGAGATAAACATAAGTGAACCAATAAATATACCCCGATACAAGGTAATGATTAGCGCATAAAGTCGATGTATAAAAGGATTATCAGGTGGGTGAGCAAGTTTGCAAATAGCGTTAGGGAGTAAATCGCTATGAGGATAATGATGGATGTGATTCTTTTTCATTTCAGCTAAATTAATCATGAGTTTTAAAACGCCATAAAAAATCTAACAATGTATACCTAAACGATATCGATCCTAATTTGAGAAAATCTCAATACAACTTAATAAACATCATCTTATTTTGTAACTATCCCAGTTTTGTTTAGGTTAAAATGCTAGAGTATTCCTAAAACAAGCCTCCCTGCACCATTTAACGCCAAAATTTAAGAGTAAAAATCTGCGTGTATTAAGCAAGGCTAGCAGTCAAAATTAATTTAGCAACAAATGAAAAGCATAAAATGACAATTCACGAGTGAAAGGTTTACGACCTCAAAGCCTAATACTCACTAAATCTGCATAACTACCCACAAATAGACGTAAAATTCACTTATCTTATTAATGATAGTTTTATATACTACCTTCAATAGAATTATTAACATTGGAAAGTAGATAAATGAATCCTGTAGTTATCGCGGTGCTAACGATGCTAATCCTCAGCTTTATGCGGATTAATGTTGTTGTAGCACTCACAATTAGTGCCATTTTAGGCGGTTTAATTGGTGGTTTACCTTTAGAAGAAGTTATTGCGGCGTTTAACTCAGGTTTAGGTGGTGGTGCGTCAATTGCATTAAACTATGCCATGTTAGGTGCATTTGCAGTTGCTATCTCAAAGTCAGGTATTACTGACATATTAGCAGCTAAAATCGTTAGTCGTTTAGGTTCTGCTGGCTCACAACGTCAAATAAACGGTTTTAAATACGGTTTACTTTTCACTCTGCTCTTAGTAGCAATCTCATCACAAAACGTTATCCCTGTTCATATTGCGTTTATCCCACTACTTGTACCACCCCTACTTGGTGTGATGAATAAATTGAGATTAGATCGCCGTGCAGTTGCTTGCGTGATCACCTTTGGTTTAACTGCAACATATATGTTCTTACCAATTGGTTTTGGTGGTATTTTCTTAAATAATATCCTACTTAAGAACTTGAATGATAACGGTGCAAACGTTGTTGCAGAACAATTACCAACTGCCATGGCACTCCCTGTACTCGGTATGGTTATTGGTCTTATTACCGCAGTGGTATTTAGTTATCGTAAGCCACGTGAATATTTGACTGAAAGTGAATTAACAACAAAAGAAGTACAGAAAGTTGAATATAATCCTCGCCATATTATCGTGGCGATGGTTGCTGTTGTTACAGCGCTTAGCTTACAGCTAATCTACGATTCAATCATTTTAGGTGCGCTAACAGGTTTCATTATCTTTACGCTCGGTGGTGTGATCAAATTCCACGAGACTCAAGATATCTTTACGCGTGGTGTACACATGATGGCAATGATTGGCTTTATCATGATTGCGGCATCCGGTTTTTCTGAAGTAATGAAAGCCACAAGCGGCGTTGAAACGTTAGTTGGTTCGATTGGTGGTGTGATCGGTGATAACAAAGGTTTAGCTGCATTGCTAATGCTAATCACTGGTCTGCTGGTGACTATGGGTATTGGTTCATCTTTCTCTACAATCCCAATTCTAGCAACTATCTATGTGCCACTTGCATTGCAGTTTGGCTTCTCACCATTAGCAACAGCATCACTTGTTGGTACAGCTGCAGCATTGGGTGATGCAGGTTCTCCAGCATCAGATTCAACATTAGGTCCAACATCAGGTCTTAACGTTGATGGCCAACATGATCATATTCGTGACTCAGTAATTCCAACATTCATCCACTATAATATTCCACTTATTATCTTTGGTTGGATCGCTGCTGTCACACTGTAACGACATACTTTATAGCGCTACATAAATAGCACGTATTAAAAAGGGAAGCATAATTGCTTCCCTTTTTCGTATCCAAAGCTGTCTTGTAAATACAGGCTTTACAATACAGCTAAATACTTACTCAGCCGCTTTTACTTTTGCAGCAGCTGCCGCGATTAGTGGCTGTAGTTCACCTTGTTGGAACATTTCCATGATGATATCACAACCGCCAACAAGCTCGCCTTCAACCCAAAGCTGTGGGAATGTAGGCCAGTTAGCGTATTTAGGTAGCTCAGCACGGATGTCTGGGTTTTGTAGAATATCAACGTAAGCAAACTGCTCGCCACAGTTGATTACCGCTTGTGATGCTTGTGAAGAAAAACCACAGCTAGGTAGTTTTGGAGATCCTTTCATATATAGGATGATTGAGTTCTCAGCAAGTTGCTGTTTGATTTTATCTAAAGTTTCCATTGTGTCCTCACAAATCTTAGCGTTTACATCTATTGTAGTTATAATTATTTAAACTCTAACCATAGAATGCATTATATAAATACAAATTTCGTTAGCCATTTTATGCTAATTATAGCTTGGTTAACACCGTTATTTTGTAGGGTTATTTTGTTTTATATTTAGTCTAATTGTTAAAAAATGAATTCTCTCGTTACAATTTATTAATTGAACAATACAATTGCGTTCAAATACTTGAATATATTCAGCGCTAGCGTTAGTATTCCTCCCATAATTAAATCAATAATGAGCAATGGATAGCTTTTAGCTATCAATAAATAAGGAAATACCTATGAGTATTACACTACCAGCTTTACCGTACGCACAAGATGCACTTGAACCACATATCTCAGCTGAGACACTTTCTTTCCATTACGGCAAACACCACAACACATATGTGGTTAAGCTTAACGGTCTAATCGAAGGTACTCCTCTTGCAGAAAAAACATTAGAAGAGATTGTTAAATCTTCTACTGGTCCAGTATTCAACAATGCTGCACAAGTTTGGAACCACACATTCTACTGGAACAGCCTTACTCCAAATGCAAAAGGTCAACCAGAAGGCGCACTAGCTGACGCTATCAACGCTAAATTCGGTTCTTTTGAAGCATTCCAAGAAGCATTCAACGATAAAGCAGTAAACAACTTCGGTTCTAGCTGGACTTGGTTAGTTAAAAATGCTGAAGGCGAATTAGAAATCGTTAACACTTCTAACGCTGGTACTCCTATCACTGAAGCTGGAGTTACACCACTAATCACTGTTGATCTGTGGGAACACGCTTACTACATCGATTACCGTAACCTACGTCCTAGCTACCTTAAAGGTTTCTGGGCACTAGCTAACTGGGATTTCGCTGCCGCTAACTTCGCAGCTTAATTTACCTTTTAGTTTAAGGTTAGGTAATAATAAAAAACCGATAGCATCCGCTATCGGTTTTTTAGTTTTAAGCTAGTATTAGCAATATTAAATTGTTATGCTCATCTCATTAGATTAATGACAAGGATGTTATTACTTAACTTTCAAGACTGAGGTCTATATGAATTTTAGTAGTACACTCAAAGCTTTAATCGCATTATCTGTCCCGACAACGCTGATGCTAACCGTTCTCTATTTATCAGTAAATTAAATTCATTATTTAATAATTAACTAATCTGTTGTCGTCCAAGTAATGAATGGGACAAGGTCGTTCCATCAACATATTCTAATTCTCCACCTACTGGCACGCCATGTGCAATTCGGCTTGCTTTCACACCATACTCTTGTGCTATTTCAGCAATATAATAAGCAGTTGCTTCACCTTCTACCGTTGGGTTTGTTGCTAAAATCAATTCATCATAATGCCCAGACGCTAATAAATCAGCGAGCTTATCTAGCCCAATTTCATCTGGCCCAATACCATCAAGCGGAGATAAGTGACCCATCAGCACAAAATATTGACCACTAAATTGATTTGTTTGTTCAATGGCAGCCACATCAGCAGGTCCTTCAACCACACATAATGTTTTCTCTACTTGACGCTTAGGGTTAGCACATATTGCGCAGATATCTAATTCAGTCAGGGTGTTACACTGTTGGCAGTGGCCGATTCTAGTCATCGCCTTTTCTAAAGAATGTGCTAAAGAGACAGCATCATCACGCTTACGCTCTAATATGTGAAACGCAATACGTTGTGCAGACTTAGGACCTACACCCGGTAAAATCTGTAGATCATTAATTAATTGATCTAACAAAGGACTGAACTTCATTTATAACTCCAAAAAGAAACCCAGCTAAAGCTGGGTTTCGTTACGCTAATAATATAACTCACTTAATAATTAGAACCGTATTTTCATGCCCTATACTTAGCAAGTATATTAAATCGTAACATTTTTATATAATAGGCTCTAGGCCATGTAACTAGACGCAATATTACATTAAATCGTATACTTTGACATATAATTTTGCCTTCGATGAGCGCATATTTCCGACTTATCTAATCTAACTATATGGCTAAAATAAACGCATAACATAAATACAACGAGTACAAAAAGCAGAATGTAAACGCGAGAACTATTTATAAATGTTCAGAGAAGATCATTAAGCCACCTCAATATCAGATTTTGTGTTGTGCTCTCGGCTTTCTGCCGTTAAACTTCTGCCTCCCAAATGATTGGTGAGCTAAAAATCGCAGGTGATATTATGATTAACCACTTTAGTGTGCTTGGTATTAAGCCAAGTGCAAATGAAGACGACGTTAAGAAAGCCTACAAA
Coding sequences within:
- a CDS encoding superoxide dismutase, whose product is MSITLPALPYAQDALEPHISAETLSFHYGKHHNTYVVKLNGLIEGTPLAEKTLEEIVKSSTGPVFNNAAQVWNHTFYWNSLTPNAKGQPEGALADAINAKFGSFEAFQEAFNDKAVNNFGSSWTWLVKNAEGELEIVNTSNAGTPITEAGVTPLITVDLWEHAYYIDYRNLRPSYLKGFWALANWDFAAANFAA
- a CDS encoding Na+/H+ antiporter family protein; the protein is MNPVVIAVLTMLILSFMRINVVVALTISAILGGLIGGLPLEEVIAAFNSGLGGGASIALNYAMLGAFAVAISKSGITDILAAKIVSRLGSAGSQRQINGFKYGLLFTLLLVAISSQNVIPVHIAFIPLLVPPLLGVMNKLRLDRRAVACVITFGLTATYMFLPIGFGGIFLNNILLKNLNDNGANVVAEQLPTAMALPVLGMVIGLITAVVFSYRKPREYLTESELTTKEVQKVEYNPRHIIVAMVAVVTALSLQLIYDSIILGALTGFIIFTLGGVIKFHETQDIFTRGVHMMAMIGFIMIAASGFSEVMKATSGVETLVGSIGGVIGDNKGLAALLMLITGLLVTMGIGSSFSTIPILATIYVPLALQFGFSPLATASLVGTAAALGDAGSPASDSTLGPTSGLNVDGQHDHIRDSVIPTFIHYNIPLIIFGWIAAVTL
- the recR gene encoding recombination mediator RecR, producing MKFSPLLDQLINDLQILPGVGPKSAQRIAFHILERKRDDAVSLAHSLEKAMTRIGHCQQCNTLTELDICAICANPKRQVEKTLCVVEGPADVAAIEQTNQFSGQYFVLMGHLSPLDGIGPDEIGLDKLADLLASGHYDELILATNPTVEGEATAYYIAEIAQEYGVKASRIAHGVPVGGELEYVDGTTLSHSLLGRQQIS
- the grxD gene encoding Grx4 family monothiol glutaredoxin — its product is METLDKIKQQLAENSIILYMKGSPKLPSCGFSSQASQAVINCGEQFAYVDILQNPDIRAELPKYANWPTFPQLWVEGELVGGCDIIMEMFQQGELQPLIAAAAAKVKAAE
- the rnt gene encoding ribonuclease T; the protein is MSTTEKSAFSQRFRGYFPVVIDIETAGFNAQTDAMLEIAASILEMDEEGYLKISHTLHFNVEPFEGANLEQSALDFTGIDPKNPLRGAVHEREAITEIYKAVRKGLKETGCHRAIMVAHNAAFDHGFLSAASSREKIKRNPFHPFATFDTTTLAGLAVGQTVLAKACMAAGIPFDHKQAHSAKYDTEQTAELFCYIVNKWKDMGGWPLPVPEEDAVIESELDSDSE